One segment of Terriglobia bacterium DNA contains the following:
- a CDS encoding carbon-nitrogen hydrolase, with translation MASDIFTVGLIQMHCSADPDDNVRRAVEKVRSAAKQGAQMVCLPELFRTQYFCQREDAALFDLAETIPGPTTEAFSAVARETQTTVVVSVFEKRTRGLYHNTAVILDADGSTKGLYRKMHIPDDPLYYEKFYFTPGDLGFKAFDTEYGRMGALVCWDQWYPEGARLTALQGANILFYPTAIGWHPDEKAEFGVAQHDAWRTIQRAHAIANGVFVGVVNRVGHEFGDIRGNRAQGKGLEFWGGSFLCDPFGRIIVEASHDKEEILIGQCDLKHLEDVRRNWPFLRDRRIDSYGGITHRFLD, from the coding sequence TTGGCTTCTGACATCTTTACCGTGGGGCTGATCCAGATGCACTGCTCTGCCGACCCCGACGACAACGTTCGCCGGGCCGTGGAAAAAGTCCGCTCCGCTGCTAAGCAGGGTGCGCAAATGGTCTGCCTGCCGGAACTTTTCCGCACGCAGTATTTCTGCCAGCGTGAAGATGCCGCGCTCTTCGATTTGGCCGAGACGATCCCTGGCCCGACCACAGAAGCGTTTTCCGCCGTTGCCCGCGAAACCCAAACTACGGTCGTCGTTTCTGTCTTCGAAAAGCGCACCCGCGGCCTTTACCACAACACCGCAGTGATTCTTGATGCCGATGGCAGTACCAAAGGCCTCTATCGCAAGATGCACATCCCGGACGACCCTCTTTATTACGAGAAATTCTATTTCACTCCGGGCGATCTTGGCTTTAAAGCCTTTGACACTGAGTATGGACGCATGGGAGCTCTCGTCTGCTGGGATCAGTGGTATCCAGAAGGCGCGCGCCTGACGGCGTTGCAAGGCGCCAACATTCTTTTTTATCCCACTGCCATAGGCTGGCACCCTGACGAAAAAGCCGAGTTTGGCGTGGCCCAGCATGACGCATGGAGGACGATTCAGCGCGCCCATGCCATCGCCAACGGCGTTTTTGTGGGTGTGGTCAACCGGGTGGGCCACGAGTTTGGCGACATTCGCGGCAATCGCGCTCAGGGCAAAGGCCTGGAATTCTGGGGCGGCTCGTTTCTCTGCGACCCCTTCGGACGGATCATTGTGGAAGCGTCACACGACAAAGAAGAAATCTTGATAGGACAATGCGATCTGAAACATCTTGAAGACGTCCGCCGCAACTGGCCATTCCTACGCGACCGCCGCATTGATAGCTATGGCGGCATAACACACAGGTTCCTGGATTAA